In the genome of Candidatus Cybelea sp., one region contains:
- a CDS encoding glycine C-acetyltransferase, with the protein MNQAFEAKLQSDLDALKKAGTYKRLRHLTTPMAPEVHMEEAGDVIVLSSNNYLGLADLPEVVDAGKRGLEKYGAGTASVRFICGTFDIHRTLEERIAEFLGTQAALSYVSCWNANTGLFATICDAGSAIVSDELNHASIIDGVRLASKARRERFKHSDMGELEERLKTVQGCFPIVIVTDGVFSMEGDLAKLPEIVELAKKYGAITVVDDSHGTGVMGKTGRGTIEHYGLTGDVDIITGTLGKALGGAAGGFVAGSNALIDTLIQRSRPQLFSNALPATVACSSLAAIEYLEAHPELVEALREKTRYFRAGLERIGYKPLESESAIVPIIVGETAFAIAVSDKLLKNGVFVTGFGYPVVPEGTARIRVQISAALSKEEMDRALAGFEKVGKETGLLA; encoded by the coding sequence ATGAATCAGGCTTTCGAAGCGAAGCTGCAGAGCGATCTCGACGCGCTGAAGAAGGCGGGGACCTATAAGCGTCTCCGTCATCTGACGACGCCGATGGCGCCCGAAGTGCACATGGAAGAAGCGGGCGACGTCATCGTGCTCTCCAGCAACAACTATCTCGGCCTCGCCGACCTTCCGGAAGTCGTCGACGCGGGCAAACGCGGCCTCGAGAAGTATGGGGCGGGTACCGCATCCGTTCGCTTCATCTGCGGTACCTTCGACATCCACCGCACCCTCGAAGAGCGAATCGCGGAGTTTTTGGGCACGCAAGCGGCGCTGTCGTACGTTTCCTGCTGGAACGCCAACACCGGGCTGTTCGCGACGATCTGCGATGCCGGTTCGGCGATCGTCTCCGACGAGCTCAACCACGCCTCGATCATCGACGGCGTGCGGCTGGCCTCGAAGGCGCGCCGCGAACGCTTCAAGCATAGCGACATGGGCGAGCTCGAGGAGAGGCTCAAAACCGTCCAAGGCTGCTTCCCCATCGTCATCGTCACCGACGGCGTCTTCTCGATGGAAGGCGATCTCGCCAAGCTGCCCGAGATCGTCGAACTCGCGAAGAAATATGGTGCAATCACGGTCGTAGACGATTCGCACGGCACGGGTGTGATGGGCAAGACCGGACGCGGCACGATCGAGCACTACGGCTTGACCGGCGACGTCGATATCATCACCGGCACGCTCGGCAAGGCTCTGGGCGGCGCCGCCGGCGGTTTCGTCGCCGGCAGCAACGCGCTGATCGACACGCTGATTCAGCGCTCGCGCCCGCAACTTTTCTCCAACGCGCTGCCGGCAACGGTGGCCTGCAGTTCGCTCGCGGCGATCGAGTATCTCGAAGCGCACCCCGAGCTGGTGGAGGCGCTGCGCGAAAAGACGCGCTACTTCCGTGCGGGCCTGGAGCGCATCGGTTACAAGCCGCTGGAGAGCGAGAGCGCGATCGTGCCGATTATCGTCGGCGAAACGGCGTTCGCGATCGCCGTAAGCGACAAGCTGCTCAAAAACGGCGTCTTTGTTACCGGCTTCGGCTACCCGGTCGTGCCCGAGGGTACGGCGCGCATTCGCGTTCAGATCAGCGCAGCACTCAGCAAAGAGGAGATGGATCGCGCGCTCGCGGGCTTCGAAAAAGTGGGGAAAGAGACCGGATTGCTCGCTTGA
- a CDS encoding sulfate ABC transporter ATP-binding protein — MSIAVRNVVKKFGSFSALDDVSLDIPDGRLVALLGPSGSGKTTLLRIIAGLENADGGEVCFDGLDMSRRSARERRVGFVFQHYALFRHMTVFENVAFGLRVRSRRLRPAKDAIRARVFELLDLIQLRNQAGRYPSQLSGGQRQRVALARALAVEPSVLLLDEPFGALDAKVRQELRRWLRQLHDEVGVTSVFVTHDQDEALEVADAVAVMNGGRIEQVGTPEEVYRRPASSFVYNFLGNVNLFHGRVDDGTARINPEATGHLVFVRPHDLEIARRATGANSLRVTVKHINAAGPVVKVEATTEWGAPVHVELPQQRLADLELNKGEQIFITPRDLAVFADGRRVS; from the coding sequence ATGAGCATCGCCGTTCGCAACGTGGTCAAGAAGTTCGGGAGCTTCTCGGCGCTCGACGACGTCAGCCTCGATATCCCCGACGGCCGGCTCGTCGCGCTGCTCGGTCCGTCGGGCTCGGGAAAGACGACGTTGCTGCGGATCATCGCCGGCCTCGAGAACGCCGATGGAGGGGAGGTCTGCTTCGACGGCCTCGATATGAGCCGCCGGTCGGCGCGCGAACGGCGCGTCGGCTTCGTCTTCCAGCACTACGCGCTCTTCCGTCACATGACCGTCTTCGAAAACGTCGCATTCGGTCTGCGCGTTCGCTCGAGGCGTTTGCGGCCCGCTAAGGACGCGATTCGCGCGCGCGTCTTCGAGCTGCTCGATCTGATTCAACTGCGAAATCAAGCCGGGCGTTATCCGTCGCAGCTCTCCGGCGGCCAGCGCCAGCGTGTGGCGCTGGCGCGAGCCCTGGCGGTCGAACCGAGCGTTTTACTCTTGGACGAACCGTTCGGGGCGCTCGACGCGAAGGTCCGCCAGGAGCTGCGCCGCTGGCTGCGGCAGCTGCACGACGAGGTCGGCGTAACGAGCGTCTTCGTGACGCACGATCAGGATGAGGCGCTGGAAGTCGCCGACGCCGTCGCCGTGATGAACGGCGGCCGCATCGAACAGGTGGGAACTCCCGAAGAGGTTTATCGCCGTCCCGCCAGCTCGTTTGTGTACAACTTCTTGGGCAATGTCAACCTGTTCCACGGACGCGTCGACGACGGGACGGCGCGCATCAACCCGGAAGCGACGGGTCACTTGGTCTTCGTGCGCCCGCACGATCTCGAAATTGCGCGCCGGGCGACCGGCGCGAACTCACTGCGCGTTACGGTCAAGCACATCAACGCGGCGGGGCCTGTCGTAAAGGTCGAAGCAACGACCGAGTGGGGAGCGCCGGTGCACGTCGAGCTGCCGCAGCAGCGCCTCGCCGACCTCGAGCTGAATAAGGGCGAGCAGATCTTCATTACGCCGCGCGACCTCGCCGTCTTCGCGGACGGGCGGCGCGTGAGCTAA
- the cysT gene encoding sulfate ABC transporter permease subunit CysT has product MRKRIIPGFGLTLGFTLCYLSLIVLLPLAATFVETSKIGWPQFWHIVTAPRALAAYGLSFGASLVGAAINFVLGTLVAWVLVRYHFPFKRLLDSLVDLPFALPTAVAGIALTTIYAPNGLFGRPLAELGIHVAFTRLGIVVALTFIGLPFVVRTVQPVLEDLDRELEEAAASLGAGRWQTFARVVYPAIAPAAITGFALAFARGVGEYGSVIFIAGNMPMRTEIAPLLIVTKLEEYDYSGATAIATVMLLISFALLVGINGLQRWSGGRPESDAKEEPAMRPAFGLGG; this is encoded by the coding sequence ATGCGCAAGAGGATAATTCCCGGTTTCGGCCTGACGCTCGGCTTCACGCTCTGCTATCTCTCCCTGATCGTGCTGCTCCCGCTCGCCGCGACGTTCGTTGAAACGTCGAAGATCGGCTGGCCGCAGTTCTGGCATATCGTGACGGCGCCGCGCGCGCTGGCAGCCTACGGCTTGAGCTTCGGGGCTTCGCTCGTGGGCGCGGCGATCAACTTCGTGCTGGGCACGCTGGTCGCGTGGGTGCTCGTGCGCTATCACTTTCCCTTTAAGCGTCTCCTCGATTCGCTCGTCGACCTTCCGTTCGCGCTGCCGACGGCCGTGGCGGGAATCGCGCTCACGACGATCTACGCCCCGAACGGGCTCTTCGGGCGCCCGCTCGCCGAGCTCGGCATTCACGTTGCCTTCACCCGGCTCGGCATCGTCGTCGCATTGACGTTCATAGGCTTGCCGTTTGTGGTTCGAACCGTTCAGCCGGTGCTCGAGGATCTCGATCGCGAGCTCGAAGAGGCCGCGGCCAGCCTCGGCGCTGGGCGCTGGCAGACGTTTGCGCGCGTCGTTTATCCCGCGATCGCACCCGCTGCGATAACCGGCTTCGCGTTGGCCTTCGCGCGCGGCGTCGGCGAGTACGGTTCGGTGATTTTCATCGCCGGCAATATGCCGATGCGCACCGAGATCGCGCCGCTGCTGATCGTCACGAAACTCGAGGAGTACGACTATTCCGGCGCCACCGCGATCGCCACGGTAATGCTGCTCATCTCGTTTGCGCTGCTGGTCGGCATCAACGGGCTGCAGCGATGGAGCGGCGGACGCCCGGAGTCCGATGCGAAGGAGGAGCCGGCAATGCGCCCGGCGTTCGGCCTCGGTGGTTAA
- a CDS encoding cupredoxin domain-containing protein: MNHLILILSVLLATPAGASASPAVAMRNDAFVPATLTVTAGQTVTFTNVDDDAHTVTATNGTFDSKGLDTSGTWHHTFATPGVYKYFCELHPFMKGTIVVKAAAP; this comes from the coding sequence ATGAACCACCTAATCCTGATTCTTTCCGTACTGCTGGCTACACCCGCCGGCGCCTCGGCCTCGCCGGCCGTAGCGATGCGCAACGATGCCTTCGTTCCCGCGACGCTGACCGTAACCGCCGGCCAAACCGTCACCTTCACCAATGTCGATGACGACGCTCACACGGTTACCGCGACCAACGGCACCTTCGATTCAAAAGGCCTGGATACCAGCGGCACGTGGCATCACACGTTCGCAACGCCGGGCGTGTACAAATACTTCTGCGAACTGCACCCCTTCATGAAGGGGACGATCGTCGTCAAGGCGGCCGCACCGTGA
- a CDS encoding metallophosphoesterase produces the protein MKRASFLEHVAWTGAGIAYTLGAGGLLAGRALAGANGSVEFVQISDSHIGFHQAANPDVSATLKMAVDAINAMPSQPSFVVHTGDITHLSTPQQFDDARAILSSLKAPLIALPGEHDVIGNDFAPYLSKFKIPHSTAGGWASWDDNGVHYIVLLNVFNFEKMGLMGADQLAWLAKDVSAVAKTTPIVVFTHVPLYALFPQWGWTTEDGSKALAMLAPFEHVTVLNGHIHQIVTHQEGNIRFASADATAYPQPKPGSAPKPGPVTLPHGDLLRAIGYRTVEIDDGRLRFEDRPLG, from the coding sequence GTGAAGCGCGCGTCGTTCTTAGAGCACGTCGCCTGGACGGGCGCCGGCATCGCTTACACGCTGGGCGCCGGCGGTTTGCTGGCGGGGCGAGCTCTGGCCGGCGCAAACGGCAGCGTCGAGTTCGTGCAGATCAGCGACAGCCACATCGGGTTCCATCAAGCCGCCAATCCCGACGTCTCCGCGACGCTGAAGATGGCGGTCGACGCGATCAACGCGATGCCGTCGCAGCCGTCCTTTGTCGTGCACACGGGCGACATCACTCATCTCTCGACGCCGCAGCAGTTCGACGATGCACGCGCGATACTCTCGAGCCTGAAGGCGCCGTTGATCGCTTTGCCGGGCGAGCACGACGTGATCGGCAACGACTTCGCGCCGTACCTTTCGAAGTTCAAGATACCGCATTCGACCGCCGGCGGGTGGGCGTCGTGGGACGACAACGGCGTCCACTACATCGTCCTGCTCAACGTCTTCAACTTCGAGAAGATGGGCTTGATGGGCGCCGATCAGCTCGCGTGGCTTGCCAAAGACGTTTCGGCGGTCGCGAAAACGACCCCGATCGTGGTCTTTACCCACGTCCCGCTCTACGCGCTTTTTCCGCAATGGGGCTGGACGACCGAGGATGGCTCGAAGGCCTTGGCGATGCTGGCGCCGTTCGAGCACGTCACCGTCCTCAACGGGCACATCCACCAGATCGTCACGCACCAGGAAGGCAACATCCGCTTTGCCAGCGCCGACGCGACTGCCTACCCGCAGCCAAAACCGGGGAGCGCGCCGAAACCGGGTCCGGTGACCCTTCCCCACGGCGACCTCTTGCGCGCGATCGGCTACCGCACCGTCGAAATCGATGACGGTCGCCTTCGATTCGAGGATCGTCCGCTCGGCTAG
- a CDS encoding polyphosphate kinase 2 family protein — protein sequence MSYRKLFGVRPGTRVRLSEFDSGFTGRQENRRSAAAEMQRDDKRLCNLQYLLYANHQRSVLVVLQGMDASGKDGTIRHVFDGLNPQGARAHSFKEPSSEELDHDFLWRVHLQTPAKGEFVIFNRSQYEDVLVVRVHQLVPKSVWSKRYELINEFERNLSLAGTTILKFFLHISEKEQLKRFKKRLDDPARQWKISEADYSERAFFKDYTKAYEEVLEKTSTPYAPWYVIPAKHKWFRNLAVSKIVVETLESFGMKFPEPSVDLDEIRRKYHGAERDKRG from the coding sequence TTGAGCTACCGCAAGCTCTTCGGGGTGCGGCCCGGCACGCGCGTCCGGCTCTCCGAGTTCGACTCCGGCTTCACCGGACGCCAGGAGAACCGCCGGTCGGCCGCCGCCGAAATGCAGCGCGACGACAAGCGCCTCTGCAATCTTCAATACCTCCTATACGCAAACCATCAGCGCTCGGTGCTCGTCGTTTTGCAAGGAATGGACGCTTCGGGCAAAGACGGGACGATTCGGCACGTCTTCGACGGACTGAACCCCCAAGGCGCGAGAGCCCATTCGTTTAAGGAGCCGTCGAGCGAAGAGCTCGACCACGATTTCCTTTGGCGGGTGCACCTTCAGACGCCGGCCAAAGGCGAGTTCGTGATTTTCAATCGCTCGCAATACGAAGACGTGCTGGTCGTTCGCGTGCATCAGCTCGTGCCGAAATCGGTCTGGTCGAAGCGCTACGAGCTGATCAACGAGTTCGAGCGCAACCTATCGCTCGCGGGCACGACGATACTCAAGTTCTTCCTGCACATCTCGGAAAAAGAACAGCTGAAGCGCTTTAAGAAGCGCCTCGACGACCCGGCTCGCCAGTGGAAGATTAGCGAGGCCGACTACAGCGAGCGCGCTTTCTTCAAAGACTATACGAAAGCGTACGAGGAGGTACTGGAGAAGACGAGCACGCCGTATGCGCCGTGGTACGTCATTCCGGCCAAGCACAAGTGGTTTCGCAACCTGGCGGTCTCAAAGATCGTCGTGGAAACGCTGGAGTCCTTTGGGATGAAGTTTCCGGAGCCGAGCGTCGACCTCGACGAAATTCGCCGCAAATACCATGGCGCCGAGAGGGACAAAAGAGGCTGA
- the cysW gene encoding sulfate ABC transporter permease subunit CysW, giving the protein MVNAIPARFVPAVSESPLVKRLLIGVSVLFLGIFLLVPLGCVFAVAFGHGIAAYLASFHDPDTLSSIRLTLLAAGIAVPCNLVFGVAAAWAIGKFEFFGKSLLISLVDLPFSISPVVAGLTYVLLFGSHGWFGGWLSAHNVQIIFAVPGIVLATIFVTFPFVARELLPMMSAQGNDEEEAALTLGAGGWQTFLKVTLPNVKWALLYGVILCNARAMGEFGAVSVVSGHIRGLTNTMPLQIEVLYNDYQFVPAFAVASLLALLALATLVVKSAVEWRSAVIERGTK; this is encoded by the coding sequence GTGGTTAACGCGATTCCGGCGCGCTTCGTACCGGCGGTCTCCGAGTCGCCGCTGGTCAAGCGCCTGCTCATCGGAGTGTCGGTGCTCTTTCTCGGCATCTTCTTGCTCGTGCCGCTCGGCTGCGTTTTCGCCGTCGCATTCGGGCACGGCATTGCCGCCTACCTCGCGAGCTTCCACGATCCCGATACGCTCTCGTCGATTCGCCTAACGCTGCTGGCCGCTGGAATCGCGGTTCCCTGCAATCTCGTCTTCGGCGTTGCCGCCGCGTGGGCCATCGGCAAGTTCGAGTTCTTCGGCAAGAGCCTGCTGATTTCGCTTGTCGACCTGCCGTTTTCGATCTCGCCGGTCGTCGCCGGATTGACGTACGTGCTGCTCTTTGGAAGCCACGGGTGGTTCGGCGGGTGGCTGTCGGCCCACAACGTGCAGATCATCTTCGCCGTTCCCGGAATCGTGCTGGCGACGATCTTCGTTACCTTCCCGTTCGTCGCGCGCGAGCTCTTGCCGATGATGTCGGCGCAAGGAAACGACGAAGAAGAAGCTGCCCTGACGCTTGGTGCGGGCGGCTGGCAGACATTCCTCAAGGTGACGTTGCCGAACGTCAAGTGGGCGTTGCTCTACGGTGTGATTCTCTGCAACGCCCGGGCGATGGGCGAGTTCGGCGCGGTCTCGGTCGTATCGGGCCACATTCGCGGTCTGACCAACACGATGCCGCTGCAGATCGAAGTCCTATATAACGACTATCAATTCGTGCCGGCGTTTGCCGTCGCCTCGCTCTTGGCGCTGCTTGCGCTGGCAACGCTGGTCGTCAAGAGCGCCGTCGAATGGCGCAGCGCCGTTATTGAAAGGGGAACCAAATGA
- the tdh gene encoding L-threonine 3-dehydrogenase translates to MASTMKALVKPGPGPGFRLTDVPIPQIGPTDVLIRVEKAGLCGTDHHIYSWDAWAQHRVKPPIVVGHEFMGTVAAVGDAVHSVRVGERVSAEGHIADLTCLLCRTGNAHICERVKIIGVDRDGAFAEYIAIPEYNVWRLDPSIPDEVAAIFDPLGNAVHTVMAAGVSVRSVAITGVGSIGLMAIPVARAAGASFVFAIDVNPAKLDLAKSLGADATFNATQSDLVDEIKSRTRGDGVDVLLEMSGSGAAIDLGLQFVRNGGRAALLGIPADNVNLNLAERIIFKGLTVLGINGRRMFETWYQTEALVRSGRVDPRAIITHVLPYTDFDRAFDLMAKGEAAKIVLDFKGANSAS, encoded by the coding sequence ATGGCTTCGACGATGAAGGCGCTCGTCAAACCGGGCCCGGGGCCCGGTTTTCGCTTGACCGATGTTCCGATTCCACAGATCGGGCCGACCGACGTGCTGATCCGGGTTGAAAAGGCCGGCCTGTGCGGAACCGACCACCACATCTACTCCTGGGACGCCTGGGCGCAGCACCGCGTCAAGCCGCCGATCGTCGTCGGGCACGAGTTCATGGGGACCGTCGCCGCGGTCGGTGACGCCGTTCATTCGGTGCGCGTCGGCGAACGCGTCTCGGCGGAGGGGCACATCGCCGATCTTACGTGCCTGCTCTGCCGAACCGGAAATGCGCACATCTGCGAGCGCGTGAAGATCATCGGCGTCGATCGCGACGGCGCCTTTGCCGAGTACATCGCGATTCCCGAGTACAACGTTTGGCGGCTCGATCCGTCGATCCCCGACGAGGTTGCGGCGATCTTCGATCCGCTCGGCAACGCGGTGCATACCGTCATGGCGGCCGGCGTCAGCGTGCGCAGCGTGGCGATCACCGGCGTCGGTTCGATCGGCCTGATGGCGATTCCGGTCGCCCGCGCCGCGGGGGCCAGCTTCGTCTTTGCGATCGACGTGAACCCGGCGAAGCTCGACCTGGCAAAGAGCCTGGGGGCCGACGCCACGTTTAACGCAACGCAGAGCGATCTGGTCGACGAAATCAAAAGCCGCACGCGCGGGGACGGCGTCGACGTTCTGCTCGAAATGTCGGGCAGCGGGGCTGCGATCGATCTGGGGCTGCAGTTCGTCCGCAACGGCGGACGCGCGGCGCTGCTCGGTATACCGGCGGACAACGTGAACCTCAATCTCGCCGAGCGCATCATCTTCAAGGGGCTGACCGTGCTCGGCATTAACGGGCGGCGGATGTTCGAAACGTGGTACCAGACGGAGGCGCTCGTGCGCAGCGGACGCGTGGACCCGCGCGCGATCATCACCCACGTGCTGCCCTATACGGATTTCGATCGTGCGTTCGATTTGATGGCCAAGGGCGAGGCGGCCAAGATCGTCCTCGACTTCAAAGGAGCAAATTCGGCATCATGA